The following are from one region of the Phycisphaerae bacterium genome:
- a CDS encoding cytochrome c oxidase subunit 3 family protein codes for MTRRHPSEQLIAEATRPPHGHADPFGARMGMWLFLFTEVLLFGTLFLVYAVYLETYTREFNRGSTTLAVPVGAVNTLILLTSSLTMALAVAALHRARRRLSMALLAATIALAAAFLVIKAFEWADKFDHHIYPGSEIFAEAATGYELFFNLYFVMTGLHALHVAVGAGVIAAAILLVARSADPQRRVALLENTGLYWHLVDMVWIYLFPLFYLIG; via the coding sequence ATGACCCGCCGCCATCCATCTGAACAACTCATCGCCGAGGCGACCCGCCCGCCGCACGGTCACGCCGACCCCTTCGGCGCCCGCATGGGCATGTGGCTGTTCCTCTTCACCGAGGTCCTGCTCTTCGGCACCCTCTTTCTCGTCTACGCCGTCTACCTCGAGACCTACACCCGCGAGTTCAACCGCGGCTCCACCACCCTCGCTGTGCCCGTCGGAGCCGTCAACACCCTCATCCTCCTGACCAGCAGCCTGACCATGGCCCTGGCCGTCGCCGCCCTCCATCGGGCCCGCCGACGCCTCTCAATGGCCCTGCTGGCCGCCACCATCGCCCTGGCCGCCGCCTTCCTGGTCATCAAAGCCTTCGAATGGGCCGACAAGTTCGACCACCACATCTATCCCGGCTCCGAGATCTTTGCCGAGGCCGCGACGGGCTACGAGTTGTTCTTCAACCTCTACTTCGTGATGACCGGCCTGCACGCCCTGCACGTGGCGGTCGGCGCCGGCGTGATCGCCGCCGCCATCCTCCTGGTCGCCCGCTCCGCCGATCCGCAGCGGCGCGTCGCCCTGCTGGAGAACACCGGCCTCTACTGGCACCTGGTGGATATGGTCTGGATCTACCTGTTTCCCCTGTTCTATCTGATCGGATGA